Below is a genomic region from Prunus persica cultivar Lovell chromosome G3, Prunus_persica_NCBIv2, whole genome shotgun sequence.
TTGTAGtcttgtaatttttcttttttgtaaataagttagaaaaaattaatgaaatctgtttacacaaaaaaataataataataataacatcgttgaactttatttttctgttctttttatgttttgtttcaaTCACCTAAACTAATTGCTTGAAAAAAATTGGAtacttgcaagttgcaacttGAAATGAACTTCATTATTTGGACAAAGTCGCACCTAACCACTGCTTTCTGGTTTCCCCACATGAAACCAGACAATattatcaaccaaaaaaagattatTGGTTCTTTAATCAGTAAGGTCAACAGTGGTTGCCAAATGCTTTTGCAAAGTCTATACTTAATGTCATGTGCATATGATTGCCTCTAAACCCCACCAAGTGATTCTAACCACAAAAACCTTGCTTATATAGTAAGACATGGCAGCATCTGGTCCACAGGCACTATGTATTCTGTAATTTCATCCATTTCTAACCGGTAAATTGCTTTCTGAATGCAATAGAAACAAATCTGTTCCTTTCTTTATACTTACAGTAGAGAAAGATAAAGACTCGTTTACATCAAGTAGTCCTTTtcatggggaaaaaaaataaaaataaataaataaaaggaaggaTACAACTGAAagaagatttaaaaaaaattctgaatttgaaAGGTAGGCTTAAAACAGTTTTGCTTTTACATTCCGCGGACGTCTGCAACTACGGATTATCCTCCTTACATCCTTTGTTATAGACAAGAAGGCAGAAAACAGGGCAATTGACATTGCAGGGTAGATATACACATGAATTGTGCTTGTTGATTTTCTCAAAATGATCTCCCTAACTAAGCCCCATACGATCAGAAGCATACCGCAAAGGCTCATTCTCCCCGGTTTAATGAGACCTAGAAGTGCTCCTGCCACTGATAAGTAGCTTCCAGCAAGAACCTGGTGCAGGCCATAGTGAGAAAAACTAGAACAATATTTAACCTATCATGTActtactctttttcttttccttttttttctcttcattcaAAATGCTCTATTACTGCATTATTCCTTATCCGGTATGATAGGAGAAAAAGTTACCAAAGAGCTGTAAATTCTTGTCTTGTTGCATTTTTATCAGTATTTGGAAGAAGAACCTATGGTTTAATTAtcacaatatatatactataagACACATAAACCCCACTTAGTTCACCttattaaaactaaaatacaATAAAGTTTTGGTAGATATAACACAGGATATTGAGTGAGATTGTTATGGATATACTAACCTCTAGGCGCTGGAGCTCAGAGATTGCATCAGCTGCCTTCACATTGGTGAAGTTATACAATTTCAAGCTATCATAGCTTGGGATTGGTCTGTTTTTTATCAATGCATTTGCAAAGGCCCCAGGGTAAAGTAAGGCTTTCACTACAACTAAAGGGAAAAGTTCACATGCAATTAACTGTGAGGATGTTACCTCTATTGGTGTTCTGCATATTCCAGCTGTGCAGGGGACCCTGTGGAGCAAGGAGAACAATATGTTTCAGTGTTGCAAATATATTGGATGCCTAACATaattgtttgtttccttttgttaGTTCTTGGATGGAAGCATATTTTCATATCAAGAAGAGTATAAATGACGATAAGCAGGAAAAATTTAGTGGCATAAGTACTAAAGCCACCAAAATAAATCccaagattttttatttatttaaatacaagcaatattctACTTTAAACTAATCTAAACTACGGGGAGGGGAATTCAAACTCCGATGCAAAGTGGGGAGCACGTCCGGCTAAGCATATGTCTGCAATAAATCCCAAGATTTCAAATACCAAGTGAGGCGGTATTGTTCCCATTTTAACCTGTTTACTTTAGCAATTAAAACACTAACATATGAACTCCCACATCAATTAATGATTAcaatttaaatagaaaaagaaaaaatcaatgattactatttttgaaatggttCCCACTTCaggaaattcaaaaaaaaaaaaaaaaaaaaaagaggttgTGCTAGTTATGCTTTCTTTATGATCATTTTGCAGTAGGTAGTTTGACATTTGTGCAAATGTAACCCAAAGAAATATCTGAATGAGCAGAACCCACAACCCAGATTTcacaaatgaaaataaagcaGTTTCATAATGGATTTGTGTATGACTTAATACATCTGTTGTTGCATATAATATCCAACCCATTAAAACTAGGGCAAATGAGAAGAGAACCCATATTCATTGTAACAAGCAAACTAAGTAGTAAGTAAAATTTTCTAACATATGGACTCAATTTATTCCAATTTAAATATGTTCTGCAACAAAATGTAGGAAGAATTTGTCATTAAAGCCCAGGCCTTTGAATGTGTTTCTCTCTTAGGCATTTAATGTTCTATagaaaaagggggaaaaaaactgaaattgagagaaaaataagacaAAACTGAAATTACCTGAAAAGAGGAACTTGAAGGATAATGACAAGGAAATATACACATGAAGCAATGGAAGATATGATGCTTGCCCATTTCTTTGAAGAAGCCATGGCAAGGAAGTTTTTTAATGGGTTGCCCAGGGGATCCGTACAGAGTAGGAAGGGAAGGGGAAGACGCTGAGGGAATGGAGTGCACCCTGCACATTGACCTAgtgacaattttttttggtcgcaTTAagtttctccttcttttttcttttttttttctttttttttcttttttttttctttttttttttttcgattttctGAAAAAACTGTCTTATGtactcaaaaaacaaaactgtcTTATCATTATAGTGGACTCTAATAAGACATAAAGCCCATCCTATAACACTGCTCCATACACTCAATAATTTGGCCTTTGACTTTGTATTCGTAAAAGTATGACAAACTTACAAAACCCTCTGGTTTTGGACCggaatcttttttttctctttttttaattattttttacaaaatttaactaaaattttctttttggagcttaaaattttttaaatggtTCAATTTTATGTAAATGGAGGTGATTTGGCTTAGGAAAGAGAGGTAATTTGGAGTTTGGCTTGGGGAAAGATTAGTTATGCGTTTAGAATTTAGCATTGgggttaaatattttattaaaaaatacatagTCGGTTCGGTTTGATCCGGTCTGGTTTTTCAATACAAGAATTAGGATCGAAACTGGACCAAATTGGTTCAGTTCATTTTTTGTCAACTCGATTCGATTTTTGGTTAACCCAATTTTTTCCAATTGTTTTTAGTCCAATTTGGCTCAGTTTTTCGATTTTCCGATTTGAATGTCCACCCCTACACATAACTAAAATGTAATGAGGGTTCGAATCTGAGACCTTTGATCTACAAATCAATGCGTTATTTCAATCCAATTATACACTCATATCTAGCAAAAACCATGAATTAGGATTAGCATTTTCGTACTCCTTATTGAGCGCCTATTTATGTAAAGGAAACAATGATATATGTCAACTGTGTTTTCTTTAATACAAatgatagtttaaattaatctatttTACGAGAAAAGTAACTCGAACTTGGATACGAGGGACCTAACCTACTTTGTCAATAATTTTATGTTATCATTATCAAACACAATGGATTTCATTAATTGGAAAGCATCATCAAGTACAAGCAAAAGAGGATAAAAGTTTATGCGGAGCATCACTACCGGAGCCATTTCTTTGCTCATCATCAGCATAGGACCACAGAGACAAGCCTCCCCCAAGTAAGACAACTATGTGATGCAGATATGTTTTTTCACCTGGTTCGAATTCCCAGAAATTGAGAAGCCCCGCGCGTGTGTGTTTCTTCCATCACCAATCGCACAAAGAATTTCAGATCAGTGACACTTGAGTGAAGGGACCCTATGCaggaaaaatcaattaattaagacCGTGATTGTGGGCGTTTTATTGATATAATATAAGAAAGTTGCACCAACCATGTGTACTTGAGTATAGCAATTAAGTGATTGACATGATTAACGCGGTAGTTACTAATTTTCATAAGCAAGTGAGATATTCCTTTCAAGTTGCACTATGTCTTTTAAGATGAATTATGTTAAGCATATAGTTGCCAACGTGAGCGAATAACTATCAATTGTTGatgtattgtttaatttatatGCATCAACGATTGATAGTTATTTATACGCTTAGCCAAAAAGATGAAGATTACAATCATTTCATACACTAATTAACCCCTATGGCTCTTGTCATGGTCCAATTAGAGCAGTTTCACTGCACCCCCAGCCCGAACAACAGGGGGTCTAGGCCCTTCAAGTCGTTTTCGGCGGTACAAAACAACCCAGGTAAAGCATGTGCTCCACTAAGTCCTGGCAGGCCCGAATGCAAGAATAGCCCGAGTTGTTGCTTGAGAGCTATGACGTCAATGATGaagtcaacaacaacaacaaaattttaaaaaaatcagaaattcaTATTCTTCGTTTCCCACATCAATactctatacaaatttctctcctcatatctcatgtgaatagcgGTTACCCTTAGGTTGCTACGGCAATGGGtagaaaaccaacaaaaaaggCTTGGACGaggactattcatgtgaatagtaacaaCCCTTGTCTTCCCTTACCTTTTGTCATGACAAATAGATGGAAATACTCTTATATCACAAACCATTTGAATAATGAAAGATatttttgattaatttaaagAAGGCCACACGTTACCTTAATCAACTTAAGTTTCAGATtagttaccaaaaaaattaaattgaagtCAAGTTTCAAATTCCTcacttattttaaattaactGTTGAAAGCAGCCTATTCTCTGATTAAGTTGGTTGATGACAGACATCACAAACTCAATCTTTATAAGGTTGGTTACTATAACAATTAAATCTGTCACTTTTAGCCCAATTAAGCTAATCAAATAACCATATAATTTATGGAAAGTGCCTAGTTGAGAACCCTATAAAATAAGGATCATAAATGTCATTTTCTCTAAGTTGTGTTAACAGGTCCTTTTAGGTTAGGCTCAATGAGCATCTAAATGTaggattttaatttgaaaaatctcGATGCAATTAAGAGTAAACTacttatatttaaaataaatattattattttatttttcgatGTGAGACTTAACTTACACATTATAATTTGTATCAAGTGGCCTCCACTAGGGGTAGGCACGGTCCAGATTGGTTCGGTTTTACTCTCAAACCACAGCTGaaccaataagaaaataacggTCCTGTTTGGTTCGGATTAGGCTAAAATCATAATGaaaaccgaaccaatccaA
It encodes:
- the LOC18783010 gene encoding uncharacterized protein LOC18783010, yielding MASSKKWASIISSIASCVYFLVIILQVPLFRVPCTAGICRTPIEVTSSQLIACELFPLVVVKALLYPGAFANALIKNRPIPSYDSLKLYNFTNVKAADAISELQRLEVLAGSYLSVAGALLGLIKPGRMSLCGMLLIVWGLVREIILRKSTSTIHVYIYPAMSIALFSAFLSITKDVRRIIRSCRRPRNVKAKLF